A single region of the Salvia miltiorrhiza cultivar Shanhuang (shh) chromosome 8, IMPLAD_Smil_shh, whole genome shotgun sequence genome encodes:
- the LOC131000838 gene encoding uncharacterized protein LOC131000838 isoform X1 produces MSSSNTSTLLFPSEYSGHGPKQSESSNGNRYRPLLHQSWCSSQGPVAILWDMENCPVPSDVRSEDVAGNIRMALRVHPIIDGAVTMFSAYGDFNAFPRRLREGCQRTGVKLIDVPNGRKDASDKAILIDMFLFALDNPPPSSIMLISGDVDFAPALHILGQRGYTVILAIPSRVGVSSALSNAGRFVWDWPNVARGEGFMPPAKAMIPSRGVAGDLAGLLVGCHINNYMDGENEEESIVYRGISKGYCSTRDLSFVSRSASEHKSIPIALPSDPMISQSLSLPSSLDEVSSGNLASSKQNDSTWVQPRDLNDLKGQLIRLLELAGGSLPLTRLPAEYQKYYGKPLFVSEYGAIKLANLLKKMGDAIAIQGKGQKKFVCLYNTKSGAVGTPVILSRRDKKEKESQEDNVDATAGSGSSDEFSGDETVVGGGHDGRQEEESSNLEVVSQSLIVDTCLNKFKYELQEIMVSYSCRIFLGSFESIYQQRYKKQLDYMSFGVNNLEELLEKVQDVVLLQEEPISKRKYLFAACG; encoded by the coding sequence ATGTCGAGCTCAAATACATCTACATTGCTGTTTCCATCAGAATACTCAGGACATGGCCCAAAGCAATCAGAAAGCTCAAATGGAAACCGATATCGACCTTTGTTGCATCAAAGTTGGTGCTCCTCTCAGGGTCCTGTTGCTATTCTTTGGGACATGGAGAACTGTCCCGTGCCAAGTGATGTGCGGTCTGAAGATGTGGCTGGTAACATTAGGATGGCCCTGCGAGTTCATCCTATAATTGATGGAGCTGTAACAATGTTTTCGGCATATGGGGATTTTAATGCTTTCCCTAGGCGATTAAGAGAAGGATGCCAGAGAACTGGTGTGAAGCTCATAGATGTCCCGAATGGACGTAAGGATGCATCCGACAAGGCAATATTGATCGACATGTTCCTTTTTGCTCTTGACAATCCTCCACCATCTTCCATCATGCTGATCTCAGGAGATGTTGATTTTGCTCCTGCTCTCCATATTCTAGGTCAGCGAGGATATACTGTAATTCTTGCTATTCCTTCTAGAGTGGGGGTGTCATCCGCCCTTAGTAATGCAGGTAGGTTTGTATGGGACTGGCCTAATGTTGCTCGTGGGGAAGGTTTTATGCCTCCGGCTAAAGCAATGATTCCATCTCGAGGAGTTGCAGGGGATCTTGCAGGGCTCTTGGTGGGATGTCATATTAACAATTATATGGATGGTGAAAATGAAGAGGAGTCTATAGTGTATAGGGGGATCTCAAAAGGCTACTGCAGCACGAGAGATTTATCTTTTGTATCACGGTCTGCATCCGAGCATAAAAGTATTCCAATTGCACTGCCCTCAGATCCTATGATTTCTCAATCTCTTAGCCTTCCGTCTAGCTTGGATGAAGTTTCATCAGGAAACCTTGCTTCAAGTAAACAAAACGACTCGACTTGGGTGCAGCCAAGAGATCTAAACGATTTAAAGGGCCAACTGATAAGGTTGCTTGAATTGGCAGGTGGCAGTTTGCCTCTGACCCGACTTCCGGCAGAATACCAAAAATATTACGGGAAGCCTCTGTTTGTTTCTGAATATGGGGCAATTAAGCTTGCGAACCTCCTTAAGAAGATGGGTGATGCGATTGCTATTCAAGGAAAAGGCCAAAAAAAGTTTGTCTGCCTCTATAACACTAAATCTGGAGCAGTTGGTACTCCTGTAATTTTGTCTAGGAGggataagaaagaaaaagaatctCAGGAAGACAATGTTGATGCAACGGCTGGAAGTGGCTCCTCAGATGAGTTCTCAGGTGACGAAACAGTAGTAGGAGGAGGACATGATGGTAggcaagaagaagaaagttCTAATCTCGAGGTTGTCAGTCAATCTCTAATTGTTGACACATGCCTGAACAAATTTAAGTATGAGCTTCAAGAGATCATGGTGAGCTACTCTTGCCGGATATTTCTTGGTTCTTTTGAGTCCATATACCAACAGAGATACAAAAAACAACTGGATTATATGAGCTTTGGTGTGAATAATCTGGAGGAGCTGTTGGAAAAGGTGCAGGATGTGGTTCTCTTGCAAGAGGAACCCATAAGTAAAAGAAAGTATTTGTTTGCTGCTTGTGGCTAA
- the LOC131000838 gene encoding uncharacterized protein LOC131000838 isoform X2 — protein MENCPVPSDVRSEDVAGNIRMALRVHPIIDGAVTMFSAYGDFNAFPRRLREGCQRTGVKLIDVPNGRKDASDKAILIDMFLFALDNPPPSSIMLISGDVDFAPALHILGQRGYTVILAIPSRVGVSSALSNAGRFVWDWPNVARGEGFMPPAKAMIPSRGVAGDLAGLLVGCHINNYMDGENEEESIVYRGISKGYCSTRDLSFVSRSASEHKSIPIALPSDPMISQSLSLPSSLDEVSSGNLASSKQNDSTWVQPRDLNDLKGQLIRLLELAGGSLPLTRLPAEYQKYYGKPLFVSEYGAIKLANLLKKMGDAIAIQGKGQKKFVCLYNTKSGAVGTPVILSRRDKKEKESQEDNVDATAGSGSSDEFSGDETVVGGGHDGRQEEESSNLEVVSQSLIVDTCLNKFKYELQEIMVSYSCRIFLGSFESIYQQRYKKQLDYMSFGVNNLEELLEKVQDVVLLQEEPISKRKYLFAACG, from the coding sequence ATGGAGAACTGTCCCGTGCCAAGTGATGTGCGGTCTGAAGATGTGGCTGGTAACATTAGGATGGCCCTGCGAGTTCATCCTATAATTGATGGAGCTGTAACAATGTTTTCGGCATATGGGGATTTTAATGCTTTCCCTAGGCGATTAAGAGAAGGATGCCAGAGAACTGGTGTGAAGCTCATAGATGTCCCGAATGGACGTAAGGATGCATCCGACAAGGCAATATTGATCGACATGTTCCTTTTTGCTCTTGACAATCCTCCACCATCTTCCATCATGCTGATCTCAGGAGATGTTGATTTTGCTCCTGCTCTCCATATTCTAGGTCAGCGAGGATATACTGTAATTCTTGCTATTCCTTCTAGAGTGGGGGTGTCATCCGCCCTTAGTAATGCAGGTAGGTTTGTATGGGACTGGCCTAATGTTGCTCGTGGGGAAGGTTTTATGCCTCCGGCTAAAGCAATGATTCCATCTCGAGGAGTTGCAGGGGATCTTGCAGGGCTCTTGGTGGGATGTCATATTAACAATTATATGGATGGTGAAAATGAAGAGGAGTCTATAGTGTATAGGGGGATCTCAAAAGGCTACTGCAGCACGAGAGATTTATCTTTTGTATCACGGTCTGCATCCGAGCATAAAAGTATTCCAATTGCACTGCCCTCAGATCCTATGATTTCTCAATCTCTTAGCCTTCCGTCTAGCTTGGATGAAGTTTCATCAGGAAACCTTGCTTCAAGTAAACAAAACGACTCGACTTGGGTGCAGCCAAGAGATCTAAACGATTTAAAGGGCCAACTGATAAGGTTGCTTGAATTGGCAGGTGGCAGTTTGCCTCTGACCCGACTTCCGGCAGAATACCAAAAATATTACGGGAAGCCTCTGTTTGTTTCTGAATATGGGGCAATTAAGCTTGCGAACCTCCTTAAGAAGATGGGTGATGCGATTGCTATTCAAGGAAAAGGCCAAAAAAAGTTTGTCTGCCTCTATAACACTAAATCTGGAGCAGTTGGTACTCCTGTAATTTTGTCTAGGAGggataagaaagaaaaagaatctCAGGAAGACAATGTTGATGCAACGGCTGGAAGTGGCTCCTCAGATGAGTTCTCAGGTGACGAAACAGTAGTAGGAGGAGGACATGATGGTAggcaagaagaagaaagttCTAATCTCGAGGTTGTCAGTCAATCTCTAATTGTTGACACATGCCTGAACAAATTTAAGTATGAGCTTCAAGAGATCATGGTGAGCTACTCTTGCCGGATATTTCTTGGTTCTTTTGAGTCCATATACCAACAGAGATACAAAAAACAACTGGATTATATGAGCTTTGGTGTGAATAATCTGGAGGAGCTGTTGGAAAAGGTGCAGGATGTGGTTCTCTTGCAAGAGGAACCCATAAGTAAAAGAAAGTATTTGTTTGCTGCTTGTGGCTAA
- the LOC131000846 gene encoding protein DJ-1 homolog C: MALPSLTLPPLYPVAAPKKPAAVYVVVQSSSFSVNGATRNCKTQEKPVVRRRLTKPTGITLPTPETSSSFSSVPLKKVLVPIGFGTEEMEAVIMIDVLRRSGAHVTVASVEDQLEVEAAGGTRLVADAFISACSDQTFDLVALPGGMPGSARLRDCQVLRDITIKHAEAKRLYAAICAAPAVTLLPWGLLKRKQTTCHPAFMDKLPTFWAVKSNLQVSGELTTSRGPGTCFEFSLSLVEQLFGELVAKEIADTMLLNVADNNSRKEEFNEVSWSFDHPPQVLILVANGSEEIEVVSIVDILRRAKANVVVASVEKSLQVLASSGTKIMADKMIGAAADSIHDLIILPGGTLGTEKLHRSRILKKLLKEQQSAGRILGAICSSPTVLHKQGLLKGKKATAHPSVINMLDDAVSGVRVVIDGKVITGRGLATAADFALAIVGKLFGSARARSVAEGLVFEYPR; the protein is encoded by the exons ATGGCGTTGCCGTCACTAACACTGCCGCCTCTTTATCCGGTGGCTGCTCCGAAGAAGCCGGCGGCCGTATACGTCGTGGTGCAATCATCAAGCTTCTCGGTTAATGGAGCAACTCGAAACTGTAAAACGCAGGAGAAACCCGTCGTTAGACGACGCTTGACAAAACCCACCGGAATTACCTTACCAACTCCCGAGACGTCATCCTCGTTTTCTTCAGTTCCTCTTAAAAAG GTTCTAGTGCCAATTGGGTTTGGGACGGAGGAGATGGAAGCGGTGATAATGATTGATGTTTTGCGGCGGTCAGGAGCGCATGTCACGGTGGCTTCCGTGGAGGACCAGCTGGAGGTTGAGGCGGCTGGTGGCACCAGGCTGGTGGCTGATGCCTTTATCTCTGCTTGCTCTGATCAGACCTTTGATCTTGTTGCGCTTCCG GGAGGAATGCCAGGCTCTGCACGCCTAAGGGATTGCCAAGTTCTTCGGGATATAACAATAAAACACGCGGAGGCGAAGAGGTTATATGCTGCGATTTGTGCTGCTCCAGCAGTTACGCTTTTGCCTTGGGGGCTACTTAAGAGGAAACAG ACAACTTGTCACCCTGCGTTTATGGATAAGCTTCCCACTTTTTGGGCTGTCAAATCAAATTTACAAGTTTCGGGAGAGCTGACAACTAGTCGAGGCCCTGGCACTTGTTTTGAGTTTTCCCTGTCACTGGTGGAACAGCTATTTGGTGAGTTGGTGGCCAAGGAAATTGCTGACACTATG CTGTTGAATGTTGCTGATAATAACTCTAGGAAGGAAGAGTTTAATGAAGTTTCCTGGTCTTTTGATCACCCTCCTCAG GTTCTGATTCTGGTTGCTAATGGTTCTGAAGAAATTGAAGTGGTGTCCATTGTAGATATTCTACGACGAGCAAAAGCAAATGTTGTGGTTGCTTCGGTGGAAAAATCCTTGCAGGTTTTAGCATCCAGCGGGACAAAGATAATGGCAGACAAGATGATTGGTGCTGCTGCAGATTCAATTCATGATCTGATAATCCTGCCT GGAGGAACTTTGGGGACTGAGAAGCTACACAGATCTAGAATTCTAAAGAAATTGTTGAAAGAACAACAATCAGCTGGCAGAATATTAGGAGCCATCTGTTCTTCACCTACAGTTCTTCACAAACAAGGACTGCTAAAG GGTAAGAAAGCAACAGCCCATCCCTCTGTCATAAACATGCTCGATGATGCTGTGAGTGGTGTCCGAGTAGTTATTGATGGCAAGGTGATCACTGGCAGGGGACTTGCTACTGCAGCGGATTTCGCACTTGCTATCGTAGGTAAACTTTTCGGGTCAGCAAGAGCAAGGAGTGTGGCGGAAGGTCTCGTTTTTGAGTACCCTCGATGA
- the LOC131000915 gene encoding uncharacterized protein LOC131000915 produces MSLSEPPRLRRGAPSPLYKQNSWSPDILRDEAWTNRRKNHSLLRGRSFTEDDLEELRACFELGFDFDSTDSNPKLSSTFPALELYHAVNRNYSNSLSRSSSASFSDSDSAASTAGSTDFIVSPGDNPEIVKTRLRQWAQVVACSVRQSSPICCDSDGCLGKKGSGEEREKTILHL; encoded by the exons ATGTCCCTATCAGAGCCGCCGCGCCTCCGCCGTGGAGCCCCCTCGCCCCTCTACAAGCAGAATTCGTGGTCGCCCGACATCCTCCGCGACGAGGCCTGGACCAACCGCCGGAAGAATCATAGCCTGCTGCGTGGCCGCAGCTTCACCGAAGATGATCTCGAGGAGCTCCGCGCCTGCTTCGAATTAGGATTCGACTTTGATTCCACCGATTCGAATCCGAAGCTATCGTCCACTTTTCCTGCGCTTGAGTTGTACCATGCTGTGAACCGGAACTACTCCAACAGCTTGTCTCGATCTTCTTCGGCGTCGTTTTCCGATTCCGATTCGGCCGCGTCGACTGCCGGGAGCACCGATTTTATTGTTAGTCCAG gtgataATCCTGAGATTGTGAAGACGAGGTTGCGGCAATGGGCGCAGGTGGTGGCGTGTTCGGTGCGCCAATCTTCACCAATTTGTTGCGATTCAGATGGCTGTTTGGGGAAAAAGGGtagtggagaagagagagaaaaaacgATTTTGCATCTTTag